One part of the Myxococcales bacterium genome encodes these proteins:
- a CDS encoding MogA/MoaB family molybdenum cofactor biosynthesis protein, translated as MSHKHAHDGTEDGTEAGEVAPSSAKHHHRAAASVSVQVVVITVSDTRTLETDTGGALVAEMLEKLDHKVSAREIVRDEPEAIAAGVRGALERAGVGAVILTGGTGVAPRDVTPESVEPLLERIIPGFGELFRQLSYEDIGSAALLSRAIAGLAKGRVVFVIPGSRGAVRLAMEKLILPELGHLAAEAVKTR; from the coding sequence ATGAGTCACAAGCATGCGCACGACGGCACAGAAGACGGCACAGAAGCAGGGGAAGTCGCGCCTTCATCCGCGAAGCATCACCATCGCGCAGCGGCCTCGGTCTCGGTGCAAGTCGTCGTGATTACGGTGAGCGACACCCGCACCCTTGAAACCGATACAGGTGGAGCTTTGGTAGCCGAGATGCTGGAAAAGCTGGATCACAAGGTGAGCGCCCGGGAAATCGTGCGGGACGAGCCCGAGGCCATCGCGGCTGGGGTTCGCGGGGCGCTCGAGCGTGCGGGGGTTGGCGCCGTCATCTTGACTGGGGGAACTGGCGTGGCGCCCCGCGACGTTACACCCGAGAGCGTCGAACCCCTGCTCGAGCGGATCATCCCCGGCTTTGGGGAACTCTTCCGGCAACTCTCGTACGAGGACATCGGTTCGGCCGCGCTGCTCTCCCGGGCGATCGCCGGGCTGGCCAAGGGCAGGGTGGTCTTCGTGATCCCGGGCTCCCGAGGGGCAGTAAGACTCGCCATGGAGAAGCTGATCCTGCCCGAACTTGGGCATCTCGCCGCAGAGGCCGTCAAGACTCGCTGA
- a CDS encoding molybdenum cofactor biosynthesis protein MoaE: MKLFGSLREEVGAKQLDFELAEGTRVSALRTQLAERYPSFERLGDRLAVSLNLEICSDDAALGDGDVVAFLPPVSGGAEAPKRCTISELPLDEAEVVARVAGPDAGGVVSFVGNVRNHARGRSIQYLEYEAYPEMAELEMEKIVAQAAEKWPGSRVAIAHRTGHLEIGEAAVVVVAVAPHRGEAFEACRFAIDTLKVTVPIWKKEVATDGEYWVDDHA; encoded by the coding sequence GTGAAGCTGTTCGGCTCCCTGCGCGAGGAGGTCGGCGCAAAGCAGCTCGATTTCGAACTTGCCGAGGGCACCCGGGTTTCGGCGTTGCGAACCCAACTGGCCGAGCGCTACCCCAGCTTCGAACGCCTGGGAGACCGTCTCGCCGTATCGCTCAACCTTGAAATTTGCAGCGATGATGCAGCGCTCGGCGACGGTGATGTGGTGGCCTTTCTACCGCCGGTTTCCGGAGGCGCCGAAGCGCCGAAGCGGTGCACGATCTCCGAGCTTCCGCTGGACGAGGCCGAGGTGGTGGCGCGAGTCGCCGGGCCCGACGCGGGAGGCGTGGTGAGTTTTGTGGGCAACGTGCGCAATCACGCCCGCGGGCGATCCATTCAGTACCTCGAATACGAGGCCTATCCCGAGATGGCCGAACTCGAAATGGAAAAGATCGTCGCCCAGGCCGCAGAGAAATGGCCGGGCAGTCGAGTCGCCATCGCGCATCGCACCGGACACCTGGAAATTGGTGAGGCGGCGGTCGTCGTCGTCGCTGTCGCTCCCCACCGCGGGGAAGCTTTCGAAGCCTGTCGCTTTGCGATCGATACACTCAAGGTAACGGTCCCGATCTGGAAGAAGGAAGTGGCGACCGACGGAGAATATTGGGTGGACGATCACGCATGA
- a CDS encoding FHA domain-containing protein, whose amino-acid sequence MQSPRRIMLFSPPLPPIALSQDHPIIIGRQADCDLSLKHSDVSRRHAEVSYENGHYVLRDLGSTNGTFLNGKEITTPSTLSPGDRIEMGSRIVTFCELDADILDAPQPVDPAQTIIADRSMVNETLAGDLSQIPPSAVLQVLEMGRKSGILEIDAEEHSCKLWFHDGMPIHAESERQSGFDAALSIVNLETGHFRFEAQSVSIDATIACSVTELLMEGCRLLDEARA is encoded by the coding sequence ATGCAGAGTCCACGCAGAATCATGCTCTTCTCACCGCCTTTGCCCCCGATCGCGCTAAGCCAGGATCACCCGATCATCATCGGTCGCCAGGCCGACTGCGATCTCTCACTCAAGCACAGCGATGTTTCCCGGCGGCATGCTGAAGTGAGTTACGAGAATGGACACTACGTGTTGCGCGATCTCGGCAGCACCAACGGGACCTTCTTGAACGGCAAAGAGATCACCACCCCGTCGACGCTTTCACCCGGGGACAGAATTGAAATGGGCTCGCGGATCGTCACCTTCTGCGAGTTGGACGCCGATATTCTCGACGCGCCACAGCCTGTCGACCCGGCCCAGACGATCATCGCGGATCGCTCCATGGTCAACGAAACACTCGCCGGCGATCTCTCCCAGATCCCACCCTCTGCGGTGCTTCAAGTCCTCGAGATGGGACGCAAGAGCGGCATCCTCGAAATTGATGCCGAAGAACACTCGTGCAAGCTCTGGTTCCACGATGGCATGCCGATCCACGCCGAGTCCGAAAGACAATCCGGGTTCGACGCGGCCCTCAGCATCGTCAATCTCGAAACAGGCCACTTTCGATTCGAAGCACAGAGCGTGAGCATTGATGCCACCATCGCGTGCTCGGTCACCGAACTCTTGATGGAAGGCTGCCGCCTGCTCGACGAAGCGCGCGCCTAG
- a CDS encoding NifU family protein, whose product MELQTRRITLKQVEAVLDRLRPGLIADGGNVELIGVEADGTVRVSMQGACAQCPAQTSTLRVGLEEPLRKALPGISAVIPV is encoded by the coding sequence ATGGAACTCCAGACCCGTCGGATCACGCTCAAGCAAGTCGAGGCAGTGCTGGACCGCCTGCGTCCCGGACTCATTGCCGATGGGGGCAATGTAGAACTAATCGGAGTCGAAGCAGATGGTACGGTGCGAGTCTCGATGCAGGGCGCGTGCGCCCAATGTCCGGCCCAGACCAGCACCCTGCGCGTCGGCCTCGAAGAACCCCTGCGCAAAGCCTTGCCAGGGATTTCGGCGGTCATCCCCGTCTAA